In 'Nostoc azollae' 0708, the following are encoded in one genomic region:
- a CDS encoding aromatic ring-hydroxylating oxygenase subunit alpha, which produces MNVNAENVNYARKPKIFNQPERFIEGWYWVIPSIKLRVGEVKPVTILGRDLVIYRGEDRQAVIFDAYCPHMGAHLAEGKVEGNELRCFFHHWKYDTEGFCVEVPCLDEPINVKVKTWPTAEKYGLVWVWTGETPQQPLPFITELELEECDSAFGSQFITNCHPNVVMVNAIDAQHFNTVHNLLSEFNLEKQELNENAITFSNHTQEKPKFWLIKLIFPFYKKPVIYDLCYWYGTTGMVTVGTEFLHFHIMFALRLIEGGKTEGLIIFIAEKRRGIFGWLYNRFILWLSKFLAQYFIKNDSKIFQTIQFNLKSPIELDQPIVQFINHLEGQKALKWGSWNLERVRDGEVREIEKRENREKWRDELVND; this is translated from the coding sequence ATGAACGTCAACGCTGAAAATGTGAACTACGCAAGGAAACCTAAGATTTTCAATCAACCAGAGCGTTTTATTGAGGGGTGGTATTGGGTAATACCCTCAATAAAATTGCGAGTTGGTGAAGTTAAACCTGTGACAATTTTGGGTAGAGATTTAGTAATTTATCGTGGTGAAGATAGACAAGCAGTAATTTTTGATGCTTACTGCCCACATATGGGTGCTCATCTTGCGGAAGGCAAAGTTGAGGGTAATGAACTACGCTGTTTTTTTCATCATTGGAAATATGATACAGAAGGTTTCTGTGTTGAAGTTCCTTGTTTAGATGAACCAATTAATGTTAAAGTCAAAACTTGGCCTACCGCAGAAAAATATGGGCTGGTTTGGGTTTGGACTGGAGAAACACCACAACAACCGTTACCATTTATTACTGAGTTAGAACTTGAGGAATGTGATAGTGCTTTTGGTTCACAGTTTATCACAAACTGTCACCCGAATGTTGTCATGGTTAATGCTATAGACGCGCAACATTTTAATACGGTTCACAATCTATTATCAGAATTTAATCTTGAAAAACAGGAACTGAACGAAAATGCTATTACCTTCAGTAATCATACACAGGAAAAGCCTAAATTTTGGTTAATTAAACTGATATTTCCTTTCTACAAAAAACCTGTGATTTATGATCTTTGCTATTGGTATGGGACTACGGGAATGGTGACAGTTGGTACAGAATTCTTACATTTCCACATTATGTTTGCTTTGCGTCTGATTGAAGGTGGAAAAACAGAAGGTCTAATCATCTTTATTGCTGAAAAACGCCGTGGTATTTTCGGTTGGCTTTATAATCGTTTTATCCTGTGGCTGAGTAAGTTTTTAGCTCAATACTTCATCAAAAATGATAGTAAGATTTTCCAGACTATTCAGTTTAACTTAAAATCTCCCATCGAGCTTGATCAGCCTATAGTACAATTCATTAACCACTTAGAAGGACAGAAAGCTTTGAAATGGGGAAGTTGGAATTTAGAGAGAGTTCGTGATGGTGAGGTGCGAGAGATAGAAAAACGAGAAAACCGCGAAAAATGGCGTGATGAGCTAGTTAATGATTGA